The genomic interval AACCTATAGCTAAGTCTGGATCCGCATTAAGAGAGAAACTTTTACCATATACATTATAGTATGAATCTGCTATAGCATCTATTGCAATGCCTCTCTGAGCCTCAAGGTTTTTTGGTATATCCTTTCCTGAGAGTTCAGATAACGCCATCATTAGCGAATCGGCACCATCTATGCCTATTGGGTTTACAACCTTTACTGGGTGTTCCCATTGCCTTTCAATGAAAGATTTTGTTTTTGTTGTTGAGTATTTTTGTAGTATTAATGTAGCTTTTGCGTTTGGTGCATCTTCTATTATCTCAAGTGGAGTGCCACCACGATAAAGAGTGTAATTACCATCTGTCGGTGAATCTAGGACGTCAGATGGATCACTTAATATATTATATTTTATATCAAAGGATTCACAAATATTTTTTATTTCCCTAAAATCCTCTAAATAGGTATCAAATCCCATAATAATATTTATTGAATCATTTTTCTTAGACGGGTCTTTTTTGCCTATTTGGCTTAATATGTTAAGCAACATGTTATCGTAGCCAACTATATGAGAACCCACGAAGGAAGGCGTGTTTGCATATATAACAGGTAAATCAGGGGGTATTGATCCACTGTCTTTTGATTTTTTAATAAAACTATTTAAGTCATCCCCAATTACTTCAGCCATACAAGAAGTGCATACAGCTATTGCTTTTGGTTTGTATAATTGGTAGGCATTCATTAGACCCTCAATCATATTATTAAGACCGCCAAAAACAGCAGCTTCCTCAGTCATTGAATCTGAAACTGTTATAAAGGGTTCTCTAAAATGCCTTGAAAAATGCGATCTAAAATAAGCAGCACAACCTTGAGAACCATGGACATAGGGCATTGTATCTCTTAGGCCTATTGCTGCATAGAGTGCACCTAAGGGTTGGCACGCTTTTAGTGGATTAATAACAATACTTTTCCTAGAAAAATTTAACTCTTTATATTCCTTTGTCTTGGTCCATTCTAAGATTTCATTAACTTTTTCTGTTGGATGTGCATCTTCATAGTATTCAGCTTTTTTTTGTAGCATTTC from Deferribacterota bacterium carries:
- the nifK gene encoding nitrogenase molybdenum-iron protein subunit beta → MKNINIEDHKSLFEREDYKEMLQKKAEYYEDAHPTEKVNEILEWTKTKEYKELNFSRKSIVINPLKACQPLGALYAAIGLRDTMPYVHGSQGCAAYFRSHFSRHFREPFITVSDSMTEEAAVFGGLNNMIEGLMNAYQLYKPKAIAVCTSCMAEVIGDDLNSFIKKSKDSGSIPPDLPVIYANTPSFVGSHIVGYDNMLLNILSQIGKKDPSKKNDSINIIMGFDTYLEDFREIKNICESFDIKYNILSDPSDVLDSPTDGNYTLYRGGTPLEIIEDAPNAKATLILQKYSTTKTKSFIERQWEHPVKVVNPIGIDGADSLMMALSELSGKDIPKNLEAQRGIAIDAIADSYYNVYGKSFSLNADPDLAIGLTRFILELGGKINHILLTNGTKKWKREVEAILDEFGVKEDAEVYFKNDQWHFRSLLFDRPPDYIIGNAYAKFLSRDTSIPLIRIGFPLHDRCNLHRYTIIGYRGIINLLTWIVNTILEDEDYKTRNNQSYDVIK